One genomic segment of Lampris incognitus isolate fLamInc1 chromosome 2, fLamInc1.hap2, whole genome shotgun sequence includes these proteins:
- the LOC130108206 gene encoding transcriptional repressor scratch 2-like: MPRSFLVKQLKVHDFSSSNYHHQNQHPLDESYSVTHAITESATNLAVCLSENGYIQDYIIPSMCQSTKEPGSKQQQIGLSSGPLYSPGSMGGSGGEEFSDHDMEQPDSPISSATAECESSSLLSPEPEGCTTVNAFLISDGRSHRRTNQRCPRKGGSQSDRTDRVSLPDRTSTKGKSKGRHICGECGKSYATSSNLSRHKQTHRSLDSTQARKCPNCHKVYVSMPALAMHMLTHDLRHECKVCGKAFSRPWLLQGHMRSHTGEKPFACAHCGKAFADRSNLRAHMQTHSAFKHYTCKRCHKKFALKSYLNKHYESACFKGYGGEDDCSSED, encoded by the exons ATGCCACGCTCCTTTTTGGTGAAGCAGCTGAAGGTTCATGATTTCTCCTCTTCCAACTACCACCATCAGAACCAGCATCCCTTGGATGAATCTTACAGTGTGACACATGCCATCACAGAGTCCGCCACCAACTTGGCCGTCTGTTTAAGCGAAAATG GCTACATCCAAGATTACATCATCCCTTCCATGTGCCAGAGCACAAAGGAACCAGGCTCCAAACAGCAGCAGATTGGGCTCTCCTCAGGGCCCCTGTATTCCCCGGGGAGCATGGGGGGCAGCGGAGGGGAGGAGTTTTCTGACCATGATATGGAGCAGCCAGACAGTCCCATCTCCAGTGCCACGGCAGAGTGCGAAAGCAGCAGCCTGCTGAGCCCCGAGCCTGAGGGCTGCACCACGGTCAAtgccttcctcatctctgatggtcgATCTCACCGCAGGACCAACCAGCGGTGTCCCCGTAAGGGGGGAAGCCAATCAGACCGCACCGACAGAGTCAGCTTGCCAGATCGCACCTCCACCAAAGGGAAATCCAAGGGGCGCCACATTTGTGGCGAGTGTGGCAAGTCTTACGCCACATCCTCCAATCTGAGCAGACACAAGCAGACTCATCGAAGTCTGGACAGCACGCAGGCCAGGAAATGCCCCAACTGTCACAAGGTGTACGTGTCCATGCCGGCTCTGGCCATGCACATGCTGACCCATGACCTGAGGCATGAGTGCAAAGTGTGTGGCAAGGCCTTCAGCCGACCCTGGCTGCTGCAGGGCCACATGAGGTCCcacacaggagagaaacctttcgCCTGTGCCCACTGTGGTAAGGCCTTCGCCGACCGTTCAAACCTTCGAgcccacatgcagacacactcTGCCTTCAAGCACTACACCTGCAAGCGCTGCCACAAAAAGTTTGCACTAAAGTCTTACCTTAACAAGCACTATGAGTCGGCCTGCTTCAAGGGGTATGGAGGGGAGGATGACTGCAGCTCCGAGGACTAA